In Apium graveolens cultivar Ventura chromosome 10, ASM990537v1, whole genome shotgun sequence, the following are encoded in one genomic region:
- the LOC141693861 gene encoding transcription factor MYB59-like yields MEHLEEEMRKGPWTEKEDIQLALYVNLYGDRRWDFIAKVSGLKRTGKSCRLRWVNYLHPGLKRGKMSSQEERLVLQLHSKWGNRWSRIARKLPGRTDNEIKNYWRTYMRKKSQEKKRTNFSSPSSSVSYNSSYSSSSTASSMKIKDTNERNFFDTGGVVAAKGLADEEEIQKGEYSMEEIWNDLVSSDDDEIKPVCPTLASPVWDYCQDSFWITDQGKDTNMFLHTSEPFYSLFGQDETFFAA; encoded by the exons ATGGAACATCTAGAGGAGGAGATGAGAAAGGGACCCTGGACTGAGAAGGAAGATATTCAGCTGGCTTTGTACGTGAATTTATACGGAGATCGTCGTTGGGATTTCATAGCCAAAGTTTCAG GTTTGAAAAGAACAGGTAAAAGTTGCAGGTTACGGTGGGTTAATTACCTTCATCCCGGTCTCAAACGTGGCAAGATGTCGTCTCAAGAAGAACGCCTTGTGCTTCAACTTCACTCCAAGTGGGGAAATAG ATGGTCAAGAATTGCTAGGAAGTTACCTGGGAGAACTGACAATGAGATTAAGAATTACTGGAGAACTTATATGAGGAAAAAGAGTCAAGAGAAGAAGAGGACCAATTTCTCATCACCGTCTTCATCAGTTTCCTATAACTCTTCTTATTCCTCGTCTTCCACAGCCAGTTCAATGAAAATAAAAGACACGAATGAGAGGAACTTTTTTGATACTGGTGGAGTAGTAGCTGCAAAGGGACTTGCTGATGAAGAAGAGATTCAAAAGGGCGAGTATTCGATGGAGGAGATATGGAATGACCTTGTTTCATCGGACGATGATGAAATCAAACCAGTCTGTCCAACCTTGGCATCACCAGTCTGGGACTATTGTCAAGACTCTTTCTGGATTACTGATCAGGGGAAAGATACTAACATGTTTCTCCATACAAGCGAACCATTTTATTCCTTGTTTGGACAAGACGAAACATTTTTTGCAGCCTAA